The DNA sequence GTGGAATATGCGCTGGCAGAAGACAATCTGCTGTTGGGACTGAACGTGGTTGCGGACTGCGTGAATCCGCTGGCGCTCACGCGTAAGGCATGGGCTGAGGTGGCGCGGCAGGCTGGAAGCAGGCTCGTCAATATTGAGGTCGTCTGTTCGGACGTAGAGGAGCATCGGCGGCGGGTGGACGCCCGGTGGGAGGAGGACGGCCAACATCTGCCAAAGTGGTCGCCCCCCGACTGGGACGGGGTTCAGGAGTCTGTGTGGAAGTACGAAGTTTGGATGACGCCTAGGCTGGTGCTCGATACGGCACACGGGACACCCCAGGAAAACTTTGCAGCGTTGCTGAACCTGCTCGGTGAGCAGGGCTGATG is a window from the Deinococcus budaensis genome containing:
- a CDS encoding AAA family ATPase, with the translated sequence MPSPDLYVFSGLPGTGKSSLARRLAQYRRAAYLRVDTVEAALLNAGHREVTVEGYAVEYALAEDNLLLGLNVVADCVNPLALTRKAWAEVARQAGSRLVNIEVVCSDVEEHRRRVDARWEEDGQHLPKWSPPDWDGVQESVWKYEVWMTPRLVLDTAHGTPQENFAALLNLLGEQG